A single genomic interval of uncultured Pseudodesulfovibrio sp. harbors:
- a CDS encoding molybdopterin-binding protein: MKTVRVQEAVGMVLCHDMTRIVPGECKGPAFKKGHVIVEEDIQALLEIGKEHVYVLNMEKGRIHENEAAERIAKAAAGPGITLSAVSEGRINFEASPGLLDVNVEALNRINSIEEVVLATMHTGQQVTESRPVAGTRVVPLVIDEKKIERVEEICAEYPYVVGVKPFAHYNVGVVTTGSEVFHGRIKDKFGPVIRKKFSRLGSTVMDQRLTSDDPVMTRDAILAFIAEGAEMVVVTGGMSVDPDDQTPTAIRATGAEVITYGSPTFPGVMFMVAVRDGVPILGLPGCVMYYRASIFDLIVPRILAGEEITREDIVALGHGGFCASCDVCRYPTCPFGK, translated from the coding sequence ATGAAAACCGTTCGAGTTCAGGAAGCCGTGGGCATGGTTCTGTGCCATGACATGACAAGAATTGTTCCGGGTGAGTGCAAGGGACCTGCCTTCAAGAAAGGGCATGTGATTGTAGAAGAGGATATTCAGGCTCTGCTGGAGATCGGCAAGGAGCACGTCTATGTGCTCAACATGGAAAAAGGGCGCATTCATGAAAACGAAGCTGCCGAACGCATTGCCAAGGCTGCCGCAGGTCCGGGCATTACGCTCTCAGCCGTCAGCGAAGGGCGTATAAATTTTGAAGCTTCCCCAGGGTTGCTGGACGTCAATGTAGAAGCCCTCAACCGTATCAATTCCATTGAAGAGGTCGTGCTCGCGACCATGCACACCGGCCAGCAGGTGACGGAATCCCGTCCTGTGGCCGGAACCCGCGTCGTCCCGCTCGTTATTGATGAAAAGAAGATTGAGCGGGTCGAGGAAATCTGTGCCGAGTATCCCTATGTCGTCGGCGTGAAGCCATTCGCGCACTACAACGTCGGCGTCGTGACGACCGGCAGCGAGGTCTTCCACGGCCGTATCAAGGACAAGTTCGGTCCTGTCATTCGAAAGAAATTTTCCCGGTTGGGTTCCACGGTCATGGATCAGCGGTTGACTTCGGATGACCCTGTCATGACTCGTGACGCCATTCTGGCTTTCATTGCCGAAGGCGCGGAGATGGTTGTTGTCACCGGCGGCATGTCCGTGGACCCGGACGACCAGACGCCCACGGCCATCCGTGCCACTGGGGCCGAGGTCATCACCTACGGTTCCCCGACGTTCCCCGGTGTCATGTTCATGGTTGCCGTCCGGGACGGCGTTCCCATTCTGGGACTGCCCGGTTGCGTCATGTATTACCGTGCCAGCATTTTCGATCTCATCGTTCCCCGCATATTGGCCGGGGAGGAAATTACCCGTGAAGACATAGTCGCTTTGGGGCATGGCGGATTCTGTGCAAGTTGCGATGTTTGCCGTTACCCGACGTGTCCATTTGGAAAATAG
- a CDS encoding molybdopterin-dependent aldehyde oxidoreductase, protein MIKLTLKVNGVAKQVICEQDESLANVLRENLGLTSVKIGCATGQCGSCSVIVDGKLVRSCSMKMKRVKEGAVILTTEGIGTPDNLHPIQVSWIANGGAQCGFCTPGFIVSSYALLQSNPSPTREDIRNWFQKYRNACRCTGYKQLVDSVMDAAAVMRGEMPLDDLLFKIPEDGRIWGTKYPRPTGVAKVTGTLDYGADLGIKMPTGTLKCALVQAEVSHAKILSIDTSEAEKMPGVEKIVTHKDVKGKNRITGLITFPTNKGDGWDRPILCDEKVFQYGDALAIVCADSEKNAKAAAAKVKVELERLPEYMNAHAAMADDAIEIHPGTPNIYYTQKVAKGEETAPIFDKADVVMEGDYFTTRQPHMPIEPDVGFAYLDDDGKLCIHSKSIGLHLHLYMIAPGLGVDPENLVMVQNPTGGTFGYKFSPTMEALVGAACLATGKPVFLAYDWYQQQTYTGKRSPQFTSVRMAADKEGKLLGMETDWTVDHGPYSEFGDLLTLRGAQFIGAGYDIANIRGEGRTVCTNHAWGAAFRGYGGPEAEFPSEVLMDELAEKLGMDPLELRYKNVYREGSTTPTGCDPEVYSLPEMLDTLRPKYEEAKKRTAANSTDEIKRGVGIALGVYGSGLDGPDTAEADVRLNEDGTVTVLTCWHDHGQGADMGVLGTAHETLRPLGLAPEQIHLVLNDTRYCPNGGPAGGSRSQVVVGNAIKVGCEMLMKAMRKDDDSFRTYQEMVDEKIDLLHHGKWTAPANDCDENGQGKPFACYMYGLCMAEVAVETATGKTTVEKITFVADIGKINNKLVVDGQIYGGVAQGIGLALSEDYEDIKKHSTMKGAGFPYIKQIPDDMEIIYIESPRPDGPHGASGVGEVPLCSPHSAVINAIYNACGVRIRELPALPEKVLAGLKG, encoded by the coding sequence ATGATCAAACTCACTCTCAAGGTGAACGGTGTCGCCAAGCAGGTCATATGCGAGCAGGATGAGTCCCTCGCAAACGTGCTGCGCGAAAACCTTGGTCTCACCAGCGTCAAGATCGGTTGCGCCACCGGCCAGTGCGGCAGCTGCTCTGTAATTGTGGACGGCAAATTGGTTCGTTCCTGCTCCATGAAAATGAAACGGGTCAAGGAAGGCGCTGTCATCCTGACGACCGAAGGAATCGGTACCCCGGACAACCTGCATCCCATTCAGGTCTCCTGGATCGCCAATGGTGGCGCACAGTGCGGTTTCTGCACTCCGGGCTTCATTGTTTCTTCGTACGCACTGCTTCAGTCCAACCCGTCTCCGACCCGCGAAGATATCCGCAACTGGTTCCAGAAATACCGCAACGCCTGCCGTTGTACCGGTTACAAGCAACTGGTTGATTCCGTCATGGATGCGGCCGCGGTCATGCGTGGCGAAATGCCGCTGGACGACCTGCTCTTCAAGATTCCGGAAGACGGACGCATCTGGGGCACCAAGTACCCCCGTCCCACGGGCGTCGCCAAGGTGACAGGTACGCTGGATTACGGTGCGGACCTCGGCATCAAGATGCCCACTGGCACCTTGAAATGCGCTCTGGTGCAGGCCGAAGTGTCTCATGCCAAGATCCTCTCCATTGATACTTCCGAAGCCGAGAAGATGCCCGGTGTCGAGAAAATCGTCACCCACAAGGACGTCAAGGGCAAGAATCGCATCACTGGCCTGATCACCTTCCCCACCAACAAGGGTGACGGTTGGGATCGTCCCATTCTGTGCGATGAAAAGGTCTTCCAGTACGGTGACGCTCTCGCCATCGTCTGCGCCGACAGTGAAAAGAACGCCAAGGCCGCAGCCGCCAAGGTCAAGGTCGAACTGGAACGGCTTCCCGAGTACATGAACGCCCATGCCGCCATGGCGGATGATGCGATCGAGATTCATCCCGGCACGCCGAACATCTATTACACCCAGAAGGTCGCCAAGGGCGAGGAAACCGCTCCCATCTTCGACAAGGCCGATGTGGTCATGGAAGGCGATTACTTCACGACTCGTCAGCCGCACATGCCTATCGAGCCGGACGTGGGATTCGCCTATCTGGACGACGACGGAAAACTGTGCATCCACTCCAAATCCATCGGCCTGCATCTGCATCTGTACATGATCGCTCCCGGTCTCGGCGTGGATCCCGAGAATCTGGTCATGGTCCAGAACCCCACCGGCGGTACCTTCGGTTACAAGTTCTCCCCGACCATGGAAGCATTGGTCGGCGCAGCATGCCTTGCCACCGGCAAGCCCGTGTTCCTGGCTTACGACTGGTATCAGCAGCAGACCTACACAGGTAAGCGCTCGCCCCAGTTCACCAGCGTTCGCATGGCTGCCGACAAGGAAGGCAAGCTCCTCGGCATGGAGACCGACTGGACGGTCGACCACGGTCCTTACTCCGAGTTCGGTGACTTGCTGACCCTGCGCGGCGCACAGTTCATCGGTGCCGGTTACGATATCGCCAATATCCGTGGCGAAGGCCGGACCGTCTGCACCAACCACGCATGGGGCGCGGCTTTTCGTGGTTACGGCGGCCCCGAGGCCGAGTTCCCCTCCGAAGTGCTCATGGACGAACTGGCTGAAAAGCTCGGCATGGATCCTCTGGAACTTCGCTACAAGAACGTGTACCGCGAAGGTTCCACCACTCCCACCGGGTGTGATCCCGAAGTATACTCCCTGCCGGAGATGCTCGACACCCTTCGTCCCAAGTACGAGGAAGCCAAGAAGAGAACCGCTGCAAATTCCACCGACGAGATCAAGCGCGGTGTCGGCATCGCCCTCGGTGTGTACGGCTCCGGTCTCGACGGCCCGGATACCGCTGAAGCCGATGTTCGCCTGAACGAAGACGGCACGGTGACCGTGCTGACCTGCTGGCATGACCACGGTCAGGGCGCGGACATGGGTGTTCTGGGTACTGCCCACGAGACCCTGCGTCCTCTGGGACTGGCTCCCGAGCAGATTCATCTGGTTCTCAACGACACGCGTTACTGCCCGAACGGCGGCCCTGCCGGTGGTTCCCGCTCTCAGGTCGTTGTCGGCAACGCCATCAAGGTCGGCTGTGAAATGCTGATGAAGGCCATGCGTAAGGATGACGACTCCTTCCGCACCTATCAGGAAATGGTCGATGAGAAGATCGATCTTCTTCATCACGGCAAGTGGACCGCTCCGGCAAACGATTGTGACGAAAACGGTCAGGGCAAACCCTTTGCCTGCTACATGTACGGTCTGTGCATGGCTGAAGTCGCTGTGGAAACCGCGACAGGCAAGACCACAGTCGAGAAGATCACCTTTGTTGCCGATATCGGAAAGATCAACAACAAGTTGGTCGTCGACGGTCAGATTTACGGCGGTGTCGCTCAGGGCATCGGTCTGGCCTTGTCCGAGGATTACGAGGACATCAAGAAGCACTCCACCATGAAGGGTGCCGGGTTCCCGTACATCAAGCAGATTCCGGACGACATGGAGATCATCTACATCGAGTCTCCGCGTCCTGACGGTCCGCATGGGGCGTCCGGTGTCGGTGAAGTGCCGCTGTGCTCCCCGCACTCGGCTGTCATCAACGCGATCTACAACGCTTGCGGTGTCCGCATCCGCGAGTTGCCCGCTTTGCCTGAAAAGGTGCTGGCAGGCCTCAAGGGTTAA
- a CDS encoding pyridine nucleotide-disulfide oxidoreductase/dicluster-binding protein, giving the protein MEQAELRQWEHKCVQEEVPQCVAACPLHVDARTFCSLLAQRRWDKAWQVLAKTLPLPGVLSRLCDGPCKHACVRKDAGGSIEMDRLERFCAETAKPVAPPRPLPKRGKSVAVVGDGLTALCAAWEMARRGFDVTLHCFVPGGLLSALPEGVLERELENLVKLGVTIEDGVDLTSEAIDVLMDENDAVFVDGEFWPVHLSGVGEPDELTLGTQRVGLFAGPKGETSAVLLAAAGRRAANSVERFTQGVSMVTGRELEGPYATRLFTSLAKVESVPPVVADGIYTEETGRDEARRCLQCECMECVKHCEYLKHYKFYPKVYARQIYNNESIVMGTRQANSMINSCMLCGLCETLCPEDFSMADVCLEARRTMVESDTMPPSAHEFALRDMAFANSEKCVLARHAPGLDQSEYLFFPGCQLTASNPDSVQAAYADLRKQLGSVGLLLHCCGAPAEWSGRQGLMNETVAVLRKEWEALGSPKIIAACPTCLKTLHAYLPDAEVVSHWSILRALGLPTDTAGDCGSMAINDPCAARHNAMLREDVRAILEQVGVTVEEPEMTGETAQCCGYGGLLSEANPELGRAVAERRAAEMEEDWVTYCVMCRDMIAKTGKRAVHIYDLLYLQDVDAGARPSPGYSLRRENRARLRERLLAEIWQENGALAVEPYESVAVDFTAEASVLMEERRILKSDVQKVFLNMQKSGRRFISRENGHFLTSFRPVVVTYWVEFSEQGEGYLVHNVWSHRMKVREVRS; this is encoded by the coding sequence ATGGAACAGGCAGAATTGAGACAATGGGAACACAAGTGTGTTCAGGAAGAGGTGCCGCAGTGTGTTGCCGCCTGTCCGTTGCATGTGGATGCGCGGACATTCTGTTCGCTCTTGGCACAGCGGCGGTGGGACAAGGCATGGCAGGTGCTTGCCAAGACACTCCCGCTGCCCGGGGTGCTTTCCCGACTGTGTGACGGGCCGTGCAAGCATGCCTGCGTGCGTAAGGATGCGGGCGGCAGTATCGAGATGGACCGGCTGGAACGATTCTGTGCTGAAACGGCCAAGCCTGTTGCACCGCCCCGGCCTTTGCCCAAGCGCGGGAAATCCGTTGCCGTGGTAGGTGATGGCCTGACAGCCTTGTGCGCGGCATGGGAGATGGCGCGCAGGGGATTTGATGTTACCCTGCATTGTTTCGTGCCGGGGGGACTGCTGTCGGCCTTGCCCGAAGGGGTGCTGGAGCGGGAGCTTGAAAATCTCGTCAAACTCGGTGTGACCATTGAAGACGGGGTGGATTTGACCTCCGAAGCCATTGACGTGCTGATGGATGAAAATGATGCCGTGTTCGTGGATGGTGAATTCTGGCCTGTGCATCTCTCCGGGGTGGGTGAGCCTGACGAATTGACACTCGGTACACAGCGTGTCGGTCTGTTTGCCGGACCCAAGGGGGAGACGTCGGCAGTCCTGTTGGCTGCTGCCGGTCGCAGGGCAGCCAATTCCGTGGAACGTTTCACGCAGGGCGTGTCCATGGTCACCGGACGGGAGCTGGAAGGACCGTATGCAACGCGCCTGTTCACCAGTCTGGCAAAGGTCGAATCAGTGCCGCCTGTCGTGGCTGACGGCATATATACCGAGGAAACCGGGCGGGACGAGGCAAGGCGGTGTCTCCAATGTGAATGCATGGAATGCGTGAAGCATTGTGAATACCTGAAGCATTACAAATTCTATCCCAAGGTCTACGCACGGCAGATCTACAATAACGAGTCCATTGTCATGGGCACGCGGCAGGCCAACAGCATGATCAATTCCTGCATGTTGTGCGGTTTGTGCGAAACCCTGTGTCCCGAAGATTTTTCCATGGCCGACGTCTGTCTTGAGGCGCGGCGTACCATGGTCGAGAGTGACACCATGCCGCCGTCTGCTCATGAATTCGCCCTGCGGGACATGGCCTTTGCCAATAGCGAAAAATGTGTGTTGGCCCGCCATGCTCCGGGGCTGGACCAGAGCGAATACCTGTTTTTCCCCGGCTGCCAGTTGACCGCATCCAACCCGGACAGCGTGCAGGCTGCATACGCCGACCTGCGTAAACAGCTCGGGAGTGTGGGACTGCTGCTTCATTGCTGTGGCGCTCCGGCTGAATGGTCCGGCCGTCAGGGGCTGATGAATGAAACCGTGGCCGTTCTCCGAAAGGAATGGGAAGCCCTTGGCAGTCCGAAGATCATTGCGGCCTGTCCGACCTGTCTCAAGACGTTGCATGCATATCTGCCCGATGCGGAAGTTGTTTCGCACTGGTCCATTTTGCGTGCGCTCGGCTTGCCGACTGATACCGCAGGGGATTGTGGCTCCATGGCGATCAATGATCCGTGCGCGGCCCGTCATAATGCCATGCTGCGCGAGGATGTCCGCGCCATTCTGGAGCAGGTCGGCGTCACCGTCGAAGAACCGGAAATGACCGGCGAGACCGCGCAGTGCTGCGGGTATGGCGGATTGCTGTCCGAGGCCAACCCGGAACTCGGCAGGGCGGTTGCCGAGCGGCGTGCTGCGGAAATGGAAGAAGACTGGGTCACTTATTGCGTAATGTGCCGGGACATGATCGCCAAAACCGGCAAGCGGGCTGTGCATATCTATGATCTGCTGTACCTGCAGGACGTGGATGCTGGTGCGCGCCCATCACCGGGCTATTCCCTTCGCCGCGAAAACCGTGCGCGCCTTCGGGAGAGGTTGCTTGCCGAAATCTGGCAGGAAAACGGTGCGCTGGCTGTTGAACCGTACGAGTCCGTTGCTGTGGATTTCACGGCTGAAGCCTCGGTTCTGATGGAAGAAAGGCGTATCCTGAAAAGCGATGTCCAGAAGGTCTTTCTGAATATGCAAAAGAGCGGGCGGCGATTTATCAGCCGTGAAAATGGACATTTCCTGACTTCGTTCAGACCTGTTGTCGTGACCTACTGGGTCGAATTTTCCGAGCAGGGGGAAGGGTATCTTGTCCATAATGTGTGGTCACACCGAATGAAGGTGCGGGAGGTTCGGTCATGA
- a CDS encoding DVU_1557 family redox protein yields MSVIKVPEADAAGWKCATCDEELVSRPVELEYLDSLFNVELPTCQKCGMVLIPENLALGKMNQVEHLLEDK; encoded by the coding sequence ATGAGTGTCATCAAGGTGCCGGAAGCGGACGCCGCGGGATGGAAGTGTGCGACCTGTGACGAGGAACTGGTTTCCCGGCCTGTGGAACTTGAGTATCTCGATTCCCTGTTCAATGTGGAGCTGCCGACCTGTCAGAAGTGCGGGATGGTGCTCATTCCCGAGAACCTTGCGCTCGGCAAGATGAATCAGGTGGAGCATCTGCTGGAGGACAAGTAG
- a CDS encoding DVU_1556 family methyltransferase: MLRRAAGETLRPGGFRLTDRAAEVMRLVPGCRVLDVGSGLGATVGRLRSRFGVEAYGVESSGQQILRAGSQRGLVQAQGDCLPFQAESFSAIFCECVFSLFSDPRAGLREFWRVLEPGGYLALSDLCSQDAWTSEISSCAERAIPFSEIREMVESQGFAVRLVEDHTAYLKELAAKLVFAGDGEGQACGCGRRLGYYLMIARKKGSQDV, from the coding sequence GTGCTGCGTCGGGCAGCAGGCGAGACTCTGCGTCCCGGCGGATTCCGTCTGACGGATCGGGCCGCCGAAGTCATGAGGCTGGTGCCGGGATGCCGGGTGCTTGATGTCGGCTCCGGTCTGGGAGCGACGGTCGGGCGTCTGCGGTCACGGTTCGGCGTCGAGGCGTATGGCGTTGAGTCGTCCGGGCAACAGATTCTGCGTGCCGGAAGCCAGCGTGGATTGGTGCAGGCCCAAGGCGATTGCCTGCCGTTTCAGGCAGAATCGTTCAGCGCGATATTTTGCGAGTGCGTGTTTTCACTATTTTCCGATCCACGGGCCGGACTTCGGGAGTTTTGGCGCGTGCTCGAACCCGGCGGATATTTGGCTCTCTCCGATTTGTGTTCTCAGGATGCATGGACGTCGGAAATCTCTTCCTGTGCGGAGAGGGCCATACCTTTTTCAGAGATAAGGGAAATGGTCGAATCGCAGGGATTCGCCGTGCGCTTGGTGGAAGATCATACCGCGTATCTCAAGGAACTGGCTGCAAAGTTGGTGTTTGCCGGAGATGGGGAAGGGCAGGCATGCGGATGCGGGCGTCGTCTTGGGTATTACCTGATGATCGCCCGAAAAAAAGGAAGTCAGGATGTTTGA
- a CDS encoding DVU_1555 family C-GCAxxG-C-C protein: MFDDTGLKMMELAGKGYCCSQIMVQLALEEMDRENPDLVRAVAGLCNGLGDCSGPCGVYTGATLLLGLHAGKGTDMEEVDDCLSLMLEELRGWFVAATTQYGGTSCGDILEGNCGQPNTARCGGLVSEAYAKVREILAGNGFDPAEGRELS; encoded by the coding sequence ATGTTTGATGACACTGGACTGAAGATGATGGAACTGGCCGGAAAAGGGTACTGTTGCAGCCAGATCATGGTGCAGCTCGCTCTTGAGGAGATGGACCGTGAAAACCCCGATTTGGTAAGAGCTGTTGCCGGACTCTGCAACGGGCTGGGCGATTGTTCGGGACCGTGCGGCGTATACACCGGGGCGACCCTGCTTCTCGGATTGCATGCGGGCAAGGGGACGGACATGGAAGAAGTGGATGACTGCCTGTCGCTCATGCTGGAGGAATTGCGGGGATGGTTTGTCGCGGCTACGACGCAGTACGGCGGCACGTCCTGCGGAGACATTCTTGAGGGCAATTGCGGGCAGCCGAATACGGCCCGTTGCGGCGGTCTGGTTTCCGAAGCTTATGCAAAGGTTCGGGAGATTCTGGCCGGTAACGGATTTGATCCGGCAGAAGGGCGCGAATTGTCATGA
- a CDS encoding radical SAM (seleno)protein TrsS — MNRVPRSVCPVCLKPIPASHEIEDGNAYLVKECPEHGEFRTIVWRGEPDFQDWKRTKIPSLPKQPFTRSEKGCPYDCGLCDAHRQHTCTAVMEVTWRCDLGCPVCFASSGKKAPADPALDELAYLFDRVKLASGYCNVQLSGGEPTIRNDLQDIIRLAKSKGFPFVQLNTNGLRIGREAGYAALLAEAGLDSVFLQFDGMEDDIYTRLRGRPLLETKLAAIRALVDAGIGIVLVPTVVPGVNEHNLGAILRLASENSPGVRGVHFQPVSYFGRYPEAPADDQRITLPDVMRLLEEQTEGAVRTRDFLPPGCEHSHCSFHANYMVLEDGGLKKLSANGKCGCTPRPASEGADKAKAFVKRQWAAPDNVLPMADKQDDLDAFISRAATHTLAVSAMAFQDAWTLDFERLKGCCIHTVSPDGRLIPFCAYNLTSMDGETLYRGKCDGSASA; from the coding sequence ATGAATCGAGTTCCCCGCAGTGTCTGTCCCGTTTGTTTGAAGCCCATTCCCGCCAGTCATGAGATTGAGGATGGCAACGCCTATCTGGTCAAGGAATGCCCGGAACATGGTGAGTTCAGAACCATTGTCTGGCGTGGTGAACCCGATTTTCAGGATTGGAAGCGTACCAAGATTCCTTCCTTGCCAAAGCAGCCGTTTACGCGTTCGGAAAAGGGTTGTCCCTATGATTGCGGACTGTGTGACGCGCATCGGCAGCATACCTGCACGGCGGTCATGGAGGTAACGTGGCGTTGCGACCTTGGTTGCCCGGTTTGTTTTGCTTCGTCCGGGAAAAAAGCACCCGCCGATCCCGCATTGGATGAGCTTGCATATCTTTTCGATAGGGTGAAACTGGCGTCCGGCTACTGCAATGTCCAGTTGTCCGGTGGCGAGCCGACCATTCGCAATGATTTGCAGGACATTATCCGTCTTGCCAAGAGCAAGGGATTTCCTTTTGTTCAACTGAACACCAACGGTCTGCGTATCGGTCGGGAAGCCGGGTATGCCGCTTTATTGGCCGAGGCCGGACTGGATTCCGTTTTCTTGCAGTTCGACGGCATGGAAGACGATATTTACACGCGGTTGCGGGGCAGGCCTTTGCTTGAAACGAAACTTGCTGCCATCCGTGCGCTTGTTGATGCCGGTATCGGCATTGTGCTTGTGCCGACCGTGGTGCCGGGTGTCAACGAGCACAATCTTGGTGCGATTTTGCGTCTGGCCTCGGAGAATTCACCCGGCGTGCGCGGGGTTCATTTCCAGCCCGTGAGTTATTTCGGGCGGTATCCCGAAGCCCCGGCGGATGATCAGCGCATTACCCTGCCGGATGTCATGCGCTTGCTTGAAGAGCAGACGGAAGGGGCGGTCCGTACCCGGGATTTCCTCCCGCCAGGATGTGAACATTCGCATTGTTCCTTTCACGCCAACTATATGGTCCTTGAGGACGGGGGGCTGAAAAAGCTTTCGGCTAACGGCAAATGCGGTTGCACGCCGCGTCCGGCTTCGGAAGGTGCGGACAAGGCCAAGGCGTTTGTCAAACGTCAGTGGGCTGCGCCTGACAATGTCTTGCCCATGGCGGATAAGCAGGATGATCTCGACGCGTTCATATCCCGTGCGGCAACGCATACGCTCGCCGTGTCGGCCATGGCGTTTCAGGATGCATGGACGCTTGATTTCGAACGGCTCAAGGGATGCTGCATCCATACTGTTTCACCTGATGGGCGGCTTATTCCGTTCTGTGCCTACAATCTGACGTCCATGGACGGCGAAACCCTGTATCGAGGCAAATGTGATGGGTCTGCCTCCGCTTGA
- a CDS encoding DVU_1553 family AMP-dependent CoA ligase has protein sequence MGLPPLDAWLIRRMGWTDDVPPSPDQVRGWQLERLRDVVRHARENSPFYARSLADVDVAALLTAEDFARLPMMTPDDVRNGPEQLLCVSQDEIARVVTLQSSGTTGAPKRIFHTQEDLEATVEYFGWGMRNLVGPGQTAFVLMPGERPGGVGRLLVKALNRTGARAVTHGVMEDVGVAFDHLLEEGADCIVGPAAHVNMLAREWEWRGLPQGQIQSVLLCWDAAPDAVVRNVEQALGCQVFRHWGMIETGLGGAVECSPGSGMHLRETDVYLEIIDPQTGTPVPDGLFGEMVVTTPLRRGMPLIRYRTGDMGRILPDRCACKSPLRRLDPAVRRVDDFVKVGNDGFGLTKLNEFLYSLPGLWDFAACLHNETLHVVACGRESGLADSVRSVLRSMPAIGHGVENGTLHIEIETKNDGTPAVPGLGKRRLQRDMEC, from the coding sequence ATGGGTCTGCCTCCGCTTGATGCATGGCTGATCCGCCGCATGGGGTGGACTGATGACGTGCCTCCTTCACCGGATCAGGTACGCGGCTGGCAGCTTGAACGGTTGCGGGATGTCGTGCGCCATGCCCGGGAAAACAGTCCGTTTTATGCCCGGTCTCTGGCTGATGTTGATGTTGCCGCACTGCTGACTGCCGAGGATTTTGCTCGTCTGCCCATGATGACCCCGGATGATGTGCGAAACGGGCCGGAGCAGTTGCTCTGTGTGTCTCAGGACGAGATCGCACGGGTTGTGACGTTGCAGAGTTCCGGGACTACGGGAGCGCCTAAGCGGATTTTTCATACGCAGGAAGACCTGGAAGCCACGGTGGAGTATTTCGGCTGGGGTATGCGTAACCTTGTCGGTCCGGGGCAAACGGCATTCGTGCTCATGCCCGGAGAACGTCCCGGAGGAGTGGGACGGTTGCTTGTGAAGGCCTTGAATCGAACCGGCGCGCGGGCCGTGACGCACGGTGTCATGGAAGATGTCGGTGTTGCGTTCGATCATCTGTTGGAGGAAGGGGCTGACTGCATTGTCGGTCCGGCGGCGCATGTGAACATGCTGGCCCGTGAATGGGAGTGGCGGGGATTGCCGCAGGGGCAAATTCAGTCCGTGCTTCTCTGCTGGGATGCGGCCCCGGACGCCGTGGTTCGCAATGTGGAACAGGCGCTTGGGTGTCAGGTGTTTCGCCATTGGGGCATGATTGAAACCGGACTCGGCGGAGCCGTCGAGTGTTCACCCGGTTCGGGGATGCATCTTCGCGAAACCGATGTGTATCTGGAAATCATTGATCCGCAGACCGGCACTCCTGTCCCGGACGGTTTGTTCGGGGAGATGGTGGTGACCACGCCGCTGAGGCGGGGCATGCCGCTCATCCGGTATCGCACCGGGGACATGGGGCGGATTCTGCCGGACAGGTGCGCGTGCAAAAGTCCGTTGCGTCGTCTGGACCCCGCTGTTCGGCGCGTGGATGACTTCGTAAAAGTCGGAAATGACGGTTTCGGACTGACAAAATTGAATGAATTTCTTTACTCACTGCCGGGGTTATGGGATTTTGCGGCGTGTCTCCATAATGAGACATTACACGTTGTCGCCTGTGGCCGCGAAAGCGGGCTGGCTGACAGTGTGAGGTCGGTTTTACGTTCTATGCCCGCCATTGGTCATGGGGTTGAAAACGGTACTTTGCATATTGAAATTGAAACGAAAAACGACGGGACTCCGGCTGTGCCCGGACTTGGAAAGCGCCGTTTGCAGAGAGATATGGAGTGTTGA